In Deltaproteobacteria bacterium HGW-Deltaproteobacteria-6, one genomic interval encodes:
- a CDS encoding DUF493 domain-containing protein, whose translation MDKKQKLHLDYPCLWIYKIIGTDQNEMKSAVSEIIRDRQCRISLSRQSDTARYFSLNVELTVESEAHRTDLYEALKAHRAIKLVL comes from the coding sequence ATGGACAAAAAACAAAAACTTCATTTAGACTATCCGTGTTTATGGATTTATAAAATTATCGGCACGGATCAAAACGAAATGAAAAGCGCTGTTTCTGAAATTATCCGGGATCGTCAATGCAGGATATCCCTGTCGCGTCAAAGTGACACGGCCAGATATTTTTCGCTGAATGTGGAACTGACCGTGGAGAGTGAGGCCCATCGGACGGATTTATATGAAGCGTTGAAAGCCCACCGGGCCATCAAACTGGTTCTTTAA
- a CDS encoding acyl-CoA thioesterase, whose protein sequence is MKPKPFMPEMYKDNEKYVRDRTTGLVWHRAIYRTLYADTDRSQVVYHSNYLRYFEFGRTSLMRDVAYSYKEIEESGYVYPIIDLGISFYQPLHYDDLMFIHTRPVNLERVRLQFDYVVTHAEKGYLVCTGFTKHCAANTSGNPVAVDKKTVHLWQTFPGKI, encoded by the coding sequence ATGAAACCGAAACCCTTTATGCCGGAGATGTATAAGGATAATGAAAAATATGTTCGCGATCGAACCACCGGGCTCGTCTGGCATCGGGCCATCTATCGCACGCTTTATGCCGATACCGACCGTTCGCAGGTTGTCTACCATTCCAATTATCTGCGTTATTTTGAATTCGGCCGCACCTCGCTGATGCGCGATGTGGCCTACTCCTACAAGGAAATAGAAGAAAGCGGCTATGTTTATCCCATTATCGATCTGGGGATTTCCTTTTATCAACCGCTGCATTATGACGACCTGATGTTTATCCACACGCGGCCGGTGAATCTGGAGCGGGTACGCCTGCAGTTTGACTATGTCGTCACGCACGCGGAAAAGGGATACCTCGTCTGCACAGGCTTTACCAAACATTGCGCGGCAAACACGTCGGGCAATCCGGTGGCGGTGGATAAGAAGACGGTTCATTTATGGCAAACCTTTCCCGGCAAAATATGA
- a CDS encoding beta-ketoacyl-[acyl-carrier-protein] synthase family protein: MKPPQNRRVFVVGYGTATPLGGTFEKTWQRAIKGEAGFRKVTRCKVESACDIVGEIPDWFPLTLDFTDAKEVYNWNAAFVILTMAVCKDALADAGITMDDQIAPRMACLIGSALNGSDAYRVAMHDLEHRGPLRVSPYLLPNLCANLPAGKAGMLLKFTGPIFSPQGACASGNHAIGIGARMIRDGDCDFVLAGGADAPILPELIHGFANMNATIKVHPDDRAASHHAQASRPFSVDRKGFVLSEGAGVVVLAAEEVIKAHGLTPRAEVLGVGWTSDAHHYTSPNPVTIIRALRETIEDAGLKPADIQYVNAHGTSTPKGDRTEVKCLREVFGRGIEKIPVSSNKSQLGHTLGATAAIEAALTIEGMKQGIILPTINHFPDPEFADIDVVPNTARRQKYEIALSNAFGFGGTNCCVIFRGV, from the coding sequence ATGAAACCTCCCCAAAACCGCAGAGTATTTGTTGTGGGCTACGGCACGGCCACCCCGCTGGGTGGCACATTCGAAAAAACCTGGCAGCGCGCCATAAAAGGCGAGGCGGGTTTTCGCAAGGTCACCCGCTGCAAGGTGGAATCAGCCTGTGATATCGTCGGCGAGATACCGGACTGGTTTCCACTCACGCTTGATTTCACGGACGCCAAGGAAGTGTATAACTGGAACGCGGCTTTTGTGATTTTGACGATGGCGGTCTGCAAGGACGCGCTGGCTGACGCGGGCATCACGATGGATGATCAAATTGCGCCGCGAATGGCGTGCCTGATCGGATCGGCGCTTAACGGATCGGATGCGTACCGGGTTGCCATGCACGACCTGGAGCACCGCGGTCCACTCAGAGTGAGTCCCTATCTGCTGCCGAATTTATGCGCCAATCTGCCCGCAGGCAAAGCGGGCATGCTTTTAAAATTTACCGGCCCCATTTTTTCGCCGCAGGGCGCCTGTGCGTCCGGCAATCACGCAATAGGCATCGGGGCGCGCATGATTCGCGACGGGGATTGCGATTTTGTCCTGGCGGGAGGGGCGGATGCGCCGATTCTGCCGGAGCTGATTCACGGCTTTGCCAATATGAATGCCACGATCAAGGTGCATCCTGATGACCGCGCCGCAAGCCATCATGCACAAGCATCGCGTCCTTTCAGCGTCGATCGCAAAGGGTTTGTTCTTTCGGAAGGCGCGGGCGTTGTCGTTCTGGCGGCCGAAGAAGTGATCAAGGCGCACGGATTGACACCGCGCGCCGAAGTGCTGGGCGTGGGATGGACATCCGATGCCCATCATTATACCAGCCCCAATCCGGTGACGATAATCCGGGCACTCAGGGAAACCATTGAAGATGCGGGCTTGAAGCCTGCCGATATTCAATATGTCAACGCCCACGGCACGTCCACGCCCAAAGGCGACCGGACGGAAGTCAAGTGCCTGCGCGAAGTCTTCGGCAGGGGAATAGAAAAGATTCCCGTATCATCGAACAAATCCCAGCTCGGCCATACGCTGGGAGCGACCGCGGCCATCGAAGCGGCGCTGACCATTGAAGGCATGAAGCAGGGCATCATTCTGCCGACGATCAATCATTTTCCCGATCCGGAGTTTGCCGATATTGATGTGGTGCCGAATACCGCCCGCAGACAAAAATATGAAATTGCGCTGTCCAATGCATTTGGCTTCGGCGGTACAAACTGCTGCGTGATCTTCCGAGGAGTGTGA
- a CDS encoding beta-ketoacyl-[acyl-carrier-protein] synthase family protein, which yields MSGKTLILGYDAVSSLGTDWETQWRRAVRGDCGVGLLTRFPLSPVFPVRVAGQVDDIDVKPYPFLQPREMAHWTSPIFKHALLVAHRALKRSGLEITSGIAPRVAVTFSSAVGGLDAVLKADRQMIAENKMPHPFANPNSCINMVGGKVSILTGATGPISSTITACATGVTSMIIGDMMLKLNLADVVIAGAVDFPLVEPILAGFATMNGAYRPKEGQPEESPEKTSRPFSVNRRGFVVSEGAGCIIMATEDFTRAHGLEAKIELAGSAMTSDASHFVAPNLPTVQKCIELSITGAGLQPQDIDAVNAHATSTKIGDKVEAEALHNIFGNDVPPTSANKSQLGHAMGASSAIETILSMEGMLRDTLLPTINYVPDSALTIDCVPEGARTLEQEFVLKNAFGFGGCNSCLILRRIA from the coding sequence GTGTCGGGGAAAACACTCATATTGGGCTATGACGCCGTTTCTTCTTTAGGAACGGATTGGGAAACCCAGTGGCGGCGCGCCGTGCGCGGGGATTGCGGCGTCGGGCTTCTGACCCGTTTCCCTTTGTCCCCGGTTTTTCCTGTGCGTGTGGCGGGTCAGGTGGATGACATCGATGTCAAACCTTATCCGTTTCTGCAGCCGCGGGAGATGGCGCACTGGACATCTCCCATTTTTAAACATGCGCTTCTGGTGGCTCATCGGGCGCTGAAACGAAGCGGCCTGGAAATTACATCCGGCATTGCGCCGCGCGTGGCCGTTACCTTCAGTTCGGCCGTCGGCGGTCTGGATGCGGTTTTAAAAGCGGACCGCCAGATGATTGCCGAAAATAAAATGCCGCATCCCTTTGCCAATCCCAATTCCTGCATCAACATGGTAGGCGGCAAGGTTTCCATCCTGACCGGGGCGACCGGCCCCATCAGTTCCACGATTACGGCCTGCGCTACCGGCGTTACGTCCATGATTATCGGCGACATGATGCTCAAACTCAATCTGGCGGATGTGGTGATTGCCGGTGCTGTTGATTTTCCGCTGGTTGAGCCGATTCTGGCCGGTTTTGCAACGATGAACGGCGCGTACCGTCCTAAGGAAGGGCAGCCCGAAGAGTCTCCCGAAAAAACCAGCCGTCCTTTTTCCGTCAACCGCAGAGGTTTTGTGGTGTCTGAAGGGGCGGGCTGTATCATCATGGCAACGGAAGACTTCACCCGGGCGCACGGCCTTGAAGCAAAAATTGAACTGGCGGGTTCGGCCATGACATCGGATGCCAGCCATTTTGTGGCGCCGAATCTTCCAACTGTGCAGAAGTGCATCGAACTTTCCATCACGGGTGCGGGGTTGCAGCCGCAGGATATTGACGCGGTCAATGCCCATGCGACATCGACCAAAATCGGAGATAAGGTGGAAGCGGAGGCCCTTCATAATATTTTCGGAAATGACGTGCCGCCGACGTCCGCTAATAAATCGCAACTGGGGCATGCGATGGGCGCCTCTTCTGCTATTGAAACGATTCTGTCCATGGAGGGAATGCTCAGGGATACCCTGCTGCCGACGATCAATTATGTTCCCGACTCTGCCCTGACGATCGATTGCGTGCCGGAAGGCGCCCGGACATTAGAACAGGAATTTGTCTTGAAAAATGCGTTTGGTTTCGGCGGCTGCAATTCCTGTCTGATCCTGCGCCGAATCGCTTAG
- a CDS encoding radical SAM protein, which yields MKTISALLDSGWHDRYRRIASLNIRSSIYDLTNRCNLRCKGCFFFSSGEHQVTEEMDIKKWEQFIDREKARGVNLAILIGGEPTLCMDRLEAFYKRVPTYCATNGLIKVPRDRFPDMMVGISLWGGGEDEKVLRGKDTFAVSSKNYEGDPNTYYLYTITPRQVGKIEPVIKRIADVGLKVHLQLLSNDESVDGFYWRPGALADLRAEMDEMLDHYPRTIISSKYYHEVITTGMMLGRRFGWNECPSVTESLDNRQPPVRRLIHFYRWAADLKAVHRCCTSATRECSTCKDGAAHMSWVMVNKREHMNTTRDMQNWIEVYEMFAKLYRLIPW from the coding sequence ATGAAAACCATTAGCGCACTGTTGGATTCCGGCTGGCATGATCGTTACCGGCGGATCGCCAGTCTCAACATTCGCAGTTCTATATATGATTTGACCAACCGCTGCAATTTACGCTGCAAAGGATGTTTCTTTTTTTCTTCCGGCGAACATCAGGTAACGGAAGAAATGGATATTAAAAAGTGGGAACAGTTCATTGACCGGGAAAAAGCCCGCGGGGTGAATCTGGCGATTCTGATCGGAGGCGAACCGACGCTGTGCATGGACAGGCTTGAGGCCTTCTATAAGCGGGTGCCCACTTACTGTGCGACCAACGGCCTGATTAAGGTGCCGCGGGACAGATTTCCCGACATGATGGTCGGCATTTCTCTGTGGGGCGGCGGTGAAGATGAAAAGGTTCTGAGGGGGAAAGATACCTTTGCCGTTTCCAGCAAAAATTACGAAGGCGATCCCAACACCTACTATCTGTACACCATTACGCCCCGTCAGGTGGGAAAAATCGAACCGGTTATTAAACGGATTGCCGATGTCGGTTTAAAAGTGCACTTGCAGCTTCTTTCCAACGATGAAAGCGTTGACGGATTTTACTGGCGGCCGGGAGCGCTTGCGGACTTGCGCGCAGAGATGGATGAGATGCTGGATCATTATCCGCGAACCATCATTTCCAGCAAGTATTATCATGAAGTGATCACCACCGGTATGATGTTGGGGCGGCGTTTCGGCTGGAATGAATGCCCGTCCGTCACGGAATCTCTGGATAACCGGCAGCCGCCCGTGCGCCGGCTGATTCATTTTTACCGCTGGGCTGCCGATCTGAAAGCGGTTCACCGCTGCTGCACATCCGCCACGCGGGAGTGTTCCACCTGTAAAGACGGCGCGGCGCATATGAGCTGGGTCATGGTCAATAAGCGTGAGCACATGAATACAACCCGTGATATGCAGAACTGGATTGAAGTTTATGAAATGTTCGCCAAGTTGTATCGGTTGATACCGTGGTAA
- a CDS encoding radical SAM protein, with protein sequence MTLNDKISVPSDKPKFSDLLASPDVRTRWEKVRKYFFLRESTYDMSNRCNIRCDGCYYFEGDKQFAVENLSPEDWRALMQGEKARGITYVVLAGAEPSLVPDLLDVCYSEMPLGSIATNGFKKIPESVGYKIHISVWGNDETSSKTRQAKNLLKKQIENYRNDPRAVFVYTFTRENIDEVNEVAAELKANGCKLTFNVFSSPVGYAGPLRHDRESLARTRKAMIALLNQYPEHVLFSAYNAVAHTSEKGLHDLYSCSYPRCNASQDIGLGRSFRQYRTDLNWDRSVACCVPDTDCDDCRHYAAGSAVVTARLYRHVTSLAAFQSWLDYVDTYLAVWVMGYEKGKNLCSEIICPPGAAVS encoded by the coding sequence ATGACACTAAACGATAAAATATCCGTTCCATCCGATAAACCTAAATTTTCGGATCTTCTGGCCAGTCCGGACGTCCGGACGCGCTGGGAGAAAGTGCGGAAATATTTTTTCCTGCGGGAATCGACATACGATATGAGCAATCGCTGCAATATCCGTTGCGACGGCTGCTATTATTTTGAGGGTGATAAACAGTTTGCCGTAGAGAATCTGTCACCCGAAGACTGGCGAGCGCTGATGCAGGGGGAAAAGGCCCGCGGCATCACCTATGTTGTTCTGGCGGGAGCGGAGCCCTCGCTGGTGCCGGATTTGCTGGATGTCTGTTATTCAGAAATGCCGCTCGGGAGCATCGCCACCAACGGCTTTAAAAAAATACCGGAATCAGTCGGGTATAAAATTCATATCTCGGTCTGGGGAAATGATGAAACCAGCAGCAAAACAAGACAAGCTAAAAATCTTTTGAAAAAACAGATTGAAAATTACCGGAATGATCCCCGGGCGGTCTTTGTCTACACGTTTACCAGGGAAAACATTGATGAAGTGAACGAAGTGGCTGCCGAGCTTAAAGCCAATGGCTGCAAACTGACTTTTAACGTTTTTTCTTCTCCGGTCGGTTACGCGGGGCCGCTGCGCCATGATCGTGAGTCGTTAGCCCGGACACGCAAAGCGATGATCGCACTTTTGAACCAATATCCGGAGCATGTCCTTTTTTCGGCCTACAACGCTGTCGCGCATACCAGCGAAAAAGGGCTGCATGATCTGTACAGCTGTTCCTATCCCCGCTGCAATGCCTCGCAGGATATCGGTTTGGGGCGCTCCTTCCGCCAGTACCGGACGGACTTGAACTGGGATCGGTCCGTGGCCTGCTGCGTGCCGGATACGGATTGTGACGATTGCCGTCATTATGCGGCCGGTTCCGCCGTTGTGACGGCGCGACTTTACCGCCACGTGACCTCTCTTGCCGCCTTTCAATCCTGGCTTGATTATGTCGATACCTATCTGGCGGTTTGGGTGATGGGGTACGAAAAAGGAAAAAATCTCTGCTCGGAGATCATTTGTCCGCCGGGTGCGGCCGTAAGCTGA
- a CDS encoding phosphopantetheine-binding protein codes for MGIVRHVAEIIIDELKLEDVTPDTFNPDMDLVDELGIDSMDLATIALVLQDEYKITIDEDDYPKLKTVRLICDYIEEKIAQRH; via the coding sequence ATGGGCATTGTGCGGCATGTGGCCGAAATCATCATAGATGAGCTCAAGCTGGAAGACGTTACCCCGGATACGTTCAATCCGGATATGGATCTGGTGGACGAACTGGGTATCGACAGTATGGATCTGGCAACCATCGCGCTGGTTTTGCAGGATGAGTATAAAATTACCATCGATGAAGACGATTATCCCAAGTTAAAAACCGTGCGTCTTATTTGTGACTATATAGAAGAGAAGATTGCCCAGAGGCATTAG
- a CDS encoding polysaccharide deacetylase family protein — MKIQLRNMNRAEVAGIILLLAAFAAFFIHPLLSAAVAFSYIVLCVGACFFPGTNFLGQVISRGNTGENKVSLTFDDGPSEFTTVRILDLLDRHHVKATFFVTGINAAQFPDLISEIVRRGHSIGNHSHHHDPFVMMKSYRTLFCEVDEAGRVLQKMGIDALAFRPPVGIINPKLPSILKQLGLFCVTFSCRARDAGNLRVKNMAARILDKVKGDDIILLHDKPPRRSEDDDVLWLEFEKILTGVLERGLCIVPLSELIGKKLMNLESQT, encoded by the coding sequence ATGAAAATACAGCTGCGAAACATGAATCGGGCCGAGGTCGCCGGTATCATTCTGCTGCTGGCCGCCTTTGCGGCTTTTTTCATCCATCCGCTGCTTTCAGCCGCTGTGGCATTTTCTTATATCGTTTTATGTGTGGGCGCCTGTTTTTTTCCGGGAACAAATTTCCTGGGGCAGGTCATCAGCCGCGGTAATACAGGGGAAAATAAGGTGTCCCTTACCTTTGACGACGGGCCTTCTGAATTTACAACCGTCAGGATCCTTGATTTGCTTGACCGGCATCACGTGAAAGCGACGTTTTTTGTGACGGGCATCAATGCCGCGCAATTTCCGGATCTCATCTCTGAGATTGTCCGGCGAGGCCACAGCATCGGCAATCATTCCCACCATCATGATCCCTTTGTGATGATGAAGAGTTACCGGACGCTTTTTTGCGAAGTTGACGAGGCCGGGCGTGTTTTACAAAAAATGGGTATTGATGCGCTGGCTTTTCGTCCGCCGGTCGGCATTATCAATCCTAAACTTCCTTCTATTCTCAAGCAGTTGGGGCTGTTTTGCGTAACCTTCAGTTGCCGGGCGCGGGACGCGGGTAATTTACGCGTAAAAAATATGGCCGCGCGGATTCTGGATAAAGTTAAAGGTGACGATATCATTCTTCTGCATGACAAGCCGCCGCGAAGGTCTGAAGATGATGATGTTTTATGGCTTGAATTTGAGAAGATTCTGACGGGCGTTTTGGAGAGGGGATTGTGTATTGTACCGCTGTCCGAGTTGATCGGAAAGAAGCTGATGAACTTGGAATCACAGACATAA
- a CDS encoding B12-binding domain-containing radical SAM protein: MKKVLLISANMMKNPYPVYPLGLDYVAGSLHSRYETKILDMNDFPFLETLGEQIRRYAPDYIGLSIRNIDNTDTINSLGFLSDYQDLAAVIRQNSDAALILGGSGYTIFPVEFVRALHADYGIAGEGERLSALLHALDNKTDVTSIPGIVTGLSQKVSCRAWDGAMNRAFEPDAAHVKYYLSCGGMLNLQTKRGCPFRCSYCTYPHIEGRRMRFFAPAEIAKQARDLQEAGAKYIFLTDSAFNASYDHSLQVAEAFRKSSVTIPWGGFFAPTVPPDDYYRKLAAAGLTHVEFGTESMSDAMLTNLQKPFASADVFRAHQSALAAGLHIAHYFLLGGPGENEETLQDTLNKVDQLNRAVFFFFCGIRIYPHTDLYDTALREGQISASQNLIEPVFYRSPFISGIEILKRVETHAGGRQNWLVGAGENKTSGILPRLYERGYTGPLWEYLI, translated from the coding sequence ATGAAGAAAGTATTGCTGATTTCCGCCAATATGATGAAAAATCCCTATCCGGTCTATCCGCTGGGGCTGGATTATGTGGCAGGCTCACTCCATTCCCGCTATGAAACAAAAATTCTGGACATGAATGATTTTCCCTTTCTGGAAACTCTGGGGGAACAAATTCGCAGGTACGCGCCGGATTATATCGGCCTCTCCATTCGCAACATTGATAATACAGACACGATCAACAGCCTGGGATTTCTATCCGACTATCAGGATCTGGCCGCCGTGATCCGTCAGAATTCAGATGCCGCGCTCATTCTGGGGGGGAGCGGCTACACGATTTTCCCTGTGGAATTTGTCCGTGCGCTCCATGCGGATTACGGCATTGCCGGAGAAGGGGAGAGGTTGTCTGCGCTCCTCCACGCGCTGGATAACAAAACCGATGTCACGTCCATTCCGGGTATCGTGACCGGACTTTCACAAAAGGTTTCCTGCCGGGCGTGGGACGGCGCCATGAACCGGGCGTTTGAACCGGATGCCGCGCATGTGAAATATTATCTGTCCTGCGGCGGTATGCTTAATCTCCAGACGAAAAGAGGCTGCCCGTTTCGATGCAGCTACTGCACCTATCCCCACATTGAAGGCCGCCGGATGCGTTTTTTCGCCCCCGCTGAAATTGCAAAACAGGCCCGCGATTTACAGGAAGCCGGTGCAAAATACATTTTTCTGACCGATTCCGCTTTCAACGCCAGCTACGACCATAGCCTGCAAGTGGCGGAGGCTTTCAGGAAATCCTCGGTCACCATACCCTGGGGAGGGTTTTTTGCTCCCACGGTTCCTCCGGATGATTATTACCGGAAGCTGGCCGCGGCAGGACTCACACATGTGGAATTCGGTACGGAGTCGATGTCTGACGCCATGCTGACAAACCTGCAAAAACCGTTTGCCTCCGCCGACGTTTTCCGGGCGCATCAAAGCGCACTTGCGGCGGGTTTGCATATCGCCCATTATTTTCTGCTGGGAGGACCCGGTGAAAACGAAGAAACGCTGCAAGACACCCTGAACAAAGTTGATCAGCTGAACCGCGCGGTGTTTTTCTTTTTTTGCGGCATCCGTATTTACCCGCATACGGATCTGTATGATACGGCGCTCCGCGAAGGCCAGATCAGCGCCTCGCAGAATCTGATCGAACCGGTTTTCTACCGGTCTCCCTTTATCTCCGGTATTGAAATTCTGAAAAGAGTCGAGACGCATGCGGGCGGCCGGCAAAACTGGCTGGTCGGCGCGGGCGAAAACAAGACCAGCGGTATTTTGCCCAGGCTCTATGAGCGGGGGTATACGGGACCCTTGTGGGAGTATCTGATCTAA
- a CDS encoding acyl carrier protein, which produces MSTVEEIIDELKVKIIATLGLLDVTPADIKDDDPLVGGDTGIDSIDVLELVMMIEKDYGVKIESKELGARVFASVRALATFILQAKASK; this is translated from the coding sequence ATGAGCACGGTAGAAGAAATCATTGATGAACTGAAGGTTAAAATCATTGCGACACTGGGATTGCTGGATGTAACCCCTGCAGATATTAAGGATGATGATCCGCTGGTGGGCGGCGATACGGGCATTGATTCCATTGATGTGCTGGAACTGGTCATGATGATTGAAAAGGATTACGGCGTTAAGATTGAGAGCAAAGAACTGGGCGCCAGGGTATTTGCCTCGGTTCGCGCCCTGGCAACTTTTATCCTGCAGGCAAAGGCATCCAAGTAG
- a CDS encoding bifunctional 3-hydroxydecanoyl-ACP dehydratase/trans-2-decenoyl-ACP isomerase, with protein MAYQEFLQKKSFTFEEILAFSHGTLIDSPPAGLEARLPAPPFLMVDRITLIESTGNTGKIIAEQDVRLDAWYFQCHFLGDPVQPGCLGVDAIWQLLGFFCVWRGSLGTGRALGCGEVVFNGQIRPFNKCIRFEIDVRRYSQLKDSGASMVIGDGRIYVDDELIATVGQARTGIFKDIRYPDYPNRSKNSTGGIMQR; from the coding sequence ATTGCCTATCAAGAATTTTTGCAGAAGAAGTCTTTTACGTTTGAAGAAATCCTTGCCTTTTCCCACGGGACGCTGATTGATAGCCCGCCGGCCGGGCTGGAAGCCCGTTTGCCCGCGCCGCCGTTCCTGATGGTGGACCGCATTACGCTGATTGAGAGCACCGGCAATACCGGGAAAATTATCGCCGAACAGGATGTCCGCCTGGATGCGTGGTATTTTCAGTGCCATTTCCTGGGCGATCCGGTGCAACCGGGATGTCTGGGGGTGGACGCGATCTGGCAGCTTTTAGGTTTTTTCTGCGTCTGGCGCGGATCGCTGGGAACAGGTAGAGCGCTGGGATGCGGTGAAGTGGTTTTTAACGGCCAGATCCGGCCGTTCAATAAATGTATCCGTTTCGAAATCGATGTCCGGCGTTATTCTCAGCTCAAGGATTCCGGGGCATCCATGGTGATAGGCGACGGCCGGATTTATGTGGATGATGAACTGATTGCCACCGTCGGACAGGCCAGGACCGGTATTTTCAAGGATATCCGATACCCCGATTATCCGAACCGGTCAAAAAATTCTACAGGCGGGATTATGCAAAGGTAA
- a CDS encoding High molecular weight rubredoxin, translating to MNRAALHHISYGVYIVTSGQDGKFNGQIANSIMQATSSPATLAICINKENFTHELIKSSRKFAVSIITQDAPMTFIGLFGFKSGRDIDKLKDIKTKTGATGIPVVLDYSIGFIEAEVVGDLDCGTHTIFLGKVVDADAIGNGTPMTYAYYQNVKGGKSPKNAPTFDPNGNSTKPQAQTAARYVCSVCGYVYDPEKGDPDQGIAPGTRFEDIPDSWTCPVCGAEKSMFEIEK from the coding sequence ATGAACAGAGCAGCCCTCCATCACATCAGCTACGGCGTTTATATTGTCACATCCGGTCAGGACGGCAAATTCAACGGCCAGATCGCCAATTCCATCATGCAGGCCACATCATCCCCCGCCACGCTGGCCATCTGCATTAATAAGGAAAATTTCACACATGAATTGATCAAGAGCAGCCGGAAATTTGCAGTTTCGATTATAACACAAGACGCTCCGATGACTTTCATCGGCCTGTTCGGTTTTAAAAGTGGCCGTGACATTGATAAACTCAAAGACATCAAAACAAAAACCGGCGCCACCGGCATACCCGTGGTTCTGGATTACTCCATCGGATTTATCGAAGCGGAAGTGGTGGGTGACCTGGATTGCGGCACGCACACCATCTTTTTAGGCAAGGTTGTCGATGCGGATGCTATCGGAAACGGGACGCCCATGACTTACGCCTATTACCAGAATGTTAAGGGCGGCAAATCTCCCAAAAACGCACCAACATTTGATCCGAACGGAAACTCCACCAAGCCGCAGGCACAAACCGCCGCGCGATACGTGTGCAGCGTCTGCGGTTATGTCTATGATCCTGAAAAAGGCGACCCGGACCAAGGCATCGCCCCCGGCACCCGTTTTGAGGATATTCCCGATTCCTGGACCTGCCCGGTCTGCGGCGCGGAAAAATCGATGTTTGAGATTGAGAAGTAG